In Wenyingzhuangia fucanilytica, the following are encoded in one genomic region:
- a CDS encoding DUF368 domain-containing protein: protein MKRTFKDYAIISLKGMAMGAADVVPGVSGGTIAFISGIYEELLTTISNINLSLLTVLKQDGIKAAWKKANANFILALLLGVAISVVSLAKGISLLLATKPILVWSFFFGLVVASVIYVGKQIDKWRVQEIIALVLAGALAYCITIAEPMVSDDASSLFLFLAGALAICAMILPGISGAFILVLLGAYEAILTAVHSRDIQIIAIVGLGAIVGLLSFSRVLKWMFVHYKNTTLAGLTGFILGSLNKIWPWKETITTRINSKGIEVPVLQNSILPVNYNGDAQLTIALLLALAGFALILGLEKLASYKS, encoded by the coding sequence ATGAAAAGAACATTTAAGGATTACGCTATTATTTCTTTAAAAGGAATGGCAATGGGGGCTGCAGACGTAGTGCCAGGAGTATCGGGAGGAACCATAGCTTTTATTTCTGGTATATACGAGGAGTTGCTAACAACCATTAGTAATATCAATTTATCATTATTAACTGTTTTAAAACAAGACGGAATTAAAGCGGCTTGGAAAAAAGCAAATGCAAATTTTATATTGGCTTTACTTTTAGGGGTAGCTATTAGCGTAGTTTCCTTAGCAAAAGGAATTTCTTTATTATTGGCTACAAAACCTATTTTGGTTTGGTCTTTCTTTTTTGGTTTGGTTGTGGCAAGTGTAATCTATGTTGGTAAGCAAATAGACAAATGGAGAGTTCAAGAAATAATTGCTTTAGTATTAGCAGGGGCTTTGGCTTACTGTATTACCATTGCAGAACCTATGGTGAGTGATGATGCATCTTCTTTATTTCTGTTTTTAGCAGGAGCATTAGCTATTTGTGCTATGATATTACCTGGGATTTCTGGAGCGTTTATATTAGTATTGCTAGGAGCTTACGAAGCTATTTTAACAGCAGTACATTCAAGAGATATACAAATAATTGCTATTGTTGGTTTAGGTGCTATTGTAGGATTACTAAGTTTTTCAAGAGTATTAAAATGGATGTTTGTTCATTATAAAAACACAACCTTAGCAGGTTTAACAGGTTTTATTTTAGGATCTTTAAATAAAATATGGCCTTGGAAAGAAACCATTACCACAAGAATTAATTCAAAAGGTATTGAGGTACCAGTATTACAAAATAGTATATTGCCAGTTAATTATAATGGCGATGCTCAGTTAACTATTGCATTATTACTAGCTTTGGCTGGTTTTGCATTAATTCTAGGACTAGAAAAGTTGGCTAGTTATAAATCTTAA
- a CDS encoding ribonuclease Z, with translation MGIQLTILGCHSATPRTNAHPTAQYLKINERHILIDCGEGTQVLLRQQKVPFAKIKHIFISHLHGDHFFGLVGLISTFGLLDRRTELHIYGPKGIKEIITLQLKLSKSWTSFPLLFHELESKESEVIFEDKKLKISTIPLDHRVYTNGFLFEEKPSLRKLNMENVAMEPEIEICDYHNLKNGKDFVKQDGTILENKDLTLPPKDTHSYAFCSDTAYKPDIVPIIKNATLLYHESTFLEDKKSLTERTKHSTAKEAGKIAKQANVQKLILGHYSSRYSNLEDFRTEAKTEFTNVELAESGKVFII, from the coding sequence ATGGGGATTCAACTCACCATATTAGGCTGTCACTCGGCCACCCCAAGAACTAATGCACATCCAACTGCTCAATATTTAAAAATAAACGAAAGGCATATTTTAATTGATTGCGGAGAAGGAACCCAAGTTTTATTAAGACAACAAAAAGTTCCCTTTGCAAAAATCAAACACATCTTTATTTCACATTTACACGGAGATCATTTTTTTGGTTTGGTAGGATTAATTTCTACTTTTGGATTGTTAGATCGTAGAACAGAACTACACATTTACGGCCCTAAAGGAATTAAAGAAATTATTACCCTTCAACTTAAATTATCAAAATCTTGGACTTCATTTCCATTGTTGTTTCACGAATTAGAAAGCAAAGAAAGTGAAGTGATTTTTGAGGATAAAAAACTAAAAATATCCACCATTCCTTTAGACCACAGAGTCTACACCAATGGATTTCTTTTTGAAGAAAAGCCAAGTTTAAGAAAGTTAAATATGGAAAATGTTGCCATGGAACCCGAAATTGAAATTTGTGATTATCACAATTTAAAAAACGGAAAAGACTTTGTAAAACAAGATGGAACTATTTTAGAAAACAAAGATTTAACTTTACCTCCAAAAGATACTCATAGTTATGCATTTTGTAGCGATACTGCATACAAACCAGATATTGTTCCAATTATTAAAAACGCTACATTATTGTACCACGAATCAACCTTTTTAGAAGATAAAAAGAGTTTAACAGAAAGGACCAAACACAGTACTGCAAAAGAAGCTGGAAAAATAGCTAAACAAGCCAATGTACAAAAGCTTATACTTGGACATTATTCTAGTAGATATAGCAATCTAGAGGATTTTAGAACAGAAGCAAAAACCGAGTTTACCAATGTTGAATTAGCAGAAAGCGGGAAGGTTTTTATTATTTAA
- a CDS encoding aspartate carbamoyltransferase catalytic subunit yields MKTLSVPNLLGIKHLVKEDIDLIFETADHFKEVINRPIKKVPSLRDITIANLFFENSTRTKLSFELAEKRLSADVINFSASGSSVKKGETLIDTVNNILSMKVDIVVMRHPDVGAHEFLARHVNTRIINAGDGTHEHPTQALLDSFSIREHLGDVAGKKVVIVGDILHSRVALSNIYALKLQGAEVKVCGPVTLIPKYIESLGVGVETDLRKALEWADVANMLRVQNERMDIKYFPSTREYTQLYGVDKKLLNSLDSEITIMHPGPINRGVEITSDVADSDQAIILNQVENGVAIRMACIYLLASQIKQ; encoded by the coding sequence ATGAAGACCTTAAGTGTTCCAAACCTATTAGGAATTAAGCACCTAGTTAAAGAAGATATTGATTTAATTTTTGAAACTGCAGATCATTTTAAAGAAGTGATTAACAGACCTATTAAAAAAGTTCCTTCTTTAAGAGATATTACCATTGCCAATTTGTTTTTTGAAAACAGTACTCGCACAAAACTTTCTTTTGAGTTGGCCGAAAAACGTTTATCTGCAGATGTAATTAACTTTTCTGCTTCGGGTTCCTCTGTAAAAAAAGGAGAAACTTTAATTGATACCGTTAACAATATTTTGTCTATGAAAGTAGATATTGTGGTTATGCGTCACCCTGATGTTGGTGCTCATGAATTTTTAGCTAGACATGTAAATACTCGTATAATTAATGCTGGAGATGGAACTCACGAACACCCAACACAAGCCTTGTTAGATTCTTTTTCTATTAGAGAACACTTAGGAGATGTTGCAGGAAAAAAAGTTGTTATTGTAGGAGATATTCTTCACTCTCGTGTAGCTTTATCAAATATTTATGCTTTAAAATTACAAGGTGCAGAGGTTAAAGTTTGCGGACCAGTGACTTTAATTCCTAAATACATTGAAAGTTTAGGTGTTGGTGTAGAAACCGATTTAAGAAAAGCTTTAGAATGGGCCGATGTTGCCAATATGTTACGTGTACAAAATGAACGTATGGATATTAAATATTTTCCATCAACTAGAGAATACACACAATTATACGGAGTTGATAAAAAGTTATTAAATTCTTTAGATTCCGAAATTACCATTATGCACCCAGGACCTATAAACCGTGGAGTAGAAATTACTTCTGATGTTGCAGATTCTGACCAAGCCATTATTTTAAATCAGGTAGAAAACGGAGTAGCTATCCGTATGGCCTGTATTTATTTATTAGCATCACAAATTAAACAATAG
- a CDS encoding DUF368 domain-containing protein, whose translation MFPKGSLLYNLLLFLKGMLMGVANKVPGVSGGAVAYVLDFYNELIYSFQKINGKAFILLINGRFKSLYNYINAKFLIFIVGGMVFSYFTVSKLLDYFLQHNELQVWSLFFGMIIGSSIYLIKKYEGWEFKSYVSLALGIAVGFAITFIHPSGENNNLWFVFICGVIGVSGMTIPGLSGSYILMLLGNYVFLLVDAVNVLNDVIVGVFTGNTAVLYDASNQKYLIIIAVFTLGSVFGLIFLSQILAFVLDRWGKIVNAVIIGFILGSLGTVWPWKEKIYAQQNGVFLTDNFNRKIVVGFHKYLPDFSTEQTWIALLFVVVGVMLVLVVDRFSKTN comes from the coding sequence ATGTTTCCAAAAGGAAGTTTACTTTATAATCTATTACTCTTTTTAAAAGGAATGCTCATGGGGGTAGCCAATAAGGTGCCTGGGGTTTCTGGAGGAGCGGTGGCTTATGTGTTAGATTTCTATAATGAGTTAATTTACTCTTTTCAAAAAATCAATGGAAAAGCTTTTATACTGTTGATTAATGGTCGATTTAAAAGTTTGTACAATTACATTAATGCAAAGTTTTTAATTTTCATTGTTGGAGGAATGGTATTTAGTTATTTTACCGTTTCTAAACTTTTAGATTATTTTTTACAACATAATGAATTACAAGTTTGGTCTTTGTTTTTTGGAATGATTATAGGTTCTAGTATTTACTTAATTAAAAAATACGAAGGCTGGGAATTTAAAAGTTATGTTTCTTTAGCTCTAGGAATTGCAGTTGGTTTTGCCATTACTTTTATTCACCCAAGCGGTGAAAATAACAATCTTTGGTTTGTATTTATTTGTGGGGTTATTGGTGTTTCAGGGATGACCATACCTGGACTTTCCGGTTCATATATCTTAATGTTGTTAGGGAATTATGTTTTTTTATTGGTAGATGCTGTAAATGTTTTAAACGATGTAATAGTTGGAGTATTTACTGGAAATACAGCGGTTCTTTATGATGCTAGTAATCAAAAATATTTAATCATAATAGCCGTATTTACATTAGGGTCTGTTTTTGGTTTGATATTTTTATCGCAAATATTAGCTTTTGTTTTAGACAGATGGGGTAAAATTGTAAATGCCGTTATCATTGGTTTTATTTTAGGTTCTTTAGGAACTGTTTGGCCTTGGAAAGAAAAAATATATGCGCAGCAAAATGGCGTATTTTTAACAGATAATTTTAATCGTAAAATAGTAGTAGGTTTTCATAAGTACTTACCTGATTTCTCAACAGAACAAACTTGGATAGCACTTTTGTTTGTGGTTGTTGGTGTGATGTTAGTACTGGTTGTAGATCGTTTTTCAAAAACAAATTAG
- the pyrR gene encoding bifunctional pyr operon transcriptional regulator/uracil phosphoribosyltransferase PyrR produces the protein MSDKILLNSKKIQIILQRLACQLIENHGDFSNTVLIGLQPRGTYFAERIASILRDDYHIKNIKLGKLDITFYRDDFRRRDEPLSANSTEINFLVEGQKVVFIDDVLFSGRSINAALTAIQSYGRPAEVELLVLIDRRFSRHLPIQPDYKGATVDVINEEVVVVNWSNDTLSDAVYITNKKKK, from the coding sequence ATGAGTGACAAAATACTTCTAAACTCAAAAAAAATTCAAATCATTCTTCAACGATTGGCTTGCCAGCTAATTGAAAATCACGGTGATTTTTCTAATACCGTTTTAATTGGTTTACAGCCTAGAGGAACTTATTTTGCTGAGAGAATTGCTTCTATTTTAAGAGATGATTACCATATTAAAAACATTAAACTAGGAAAATTAGACATTACTTTTTACCGTGATGATTTTAGACGTAGAGACGAACCTTTAAGTGCAAATTCTACCGAAATTAACTTTTTAGTAGAAGGACAAAAAGTAGTTTTTATTGATGATGTTTTATTTTCTGGAAGAAGCATTAACGCTGCTTTAACTGCCATTCAGTCATACGGAAGGCCTGCCGAAGTAGAGCTTTTAGTATTGATTGACAGACGTTTTAGTAGACACCTACCTATTCAACCAGATTATAAAGGTGCTACGGTAGATGTAATTAACGAAGAAGTAGTAGTAGTAAATTGGAGCAACGACACCTTATCGGATGCTGTATATATAACCAACAAGAAAAAGAAATAG
- a CDS encoding tetratricopeptide repeat protein, which yields MMSLSKFEEMLKTNDVYFFDTTEFEEIIHYYLDDGNTSMAKKAVFLALEQHPDSADIKLIQAEIMVFEDKLEEARLLLDNLMAIYPYNDEVYIQIANMLSKDDKHKEAIDYLIRAKEYTDDLADVSALLGMEYLYLDDYEKSREHFSVCLEYDIEDYQALYNIIYCFEMESSHTEAITFLEDYINKNPYCEVAWHQLGRQYFVLKDYQKALKAFDYAVVIDEAFIGGYVEKAKTLEKLDRYDEAIENYQITLELDDPTAFAYLQIGECYKKKNNATKAIYYYKKALHEDPLLDKGWMLLAIVCNEEKAYDKALHYLNKAIALDETNVTYWRYNGEINLRLKFYEEAAEAFERCIELDDSGVDVWITLADIWVFTGDFSRSLNTLIRAKKQHHNFAEIEYRLGCLFFITNQTKEAYLHLKTALSLDYEYHLVMQELYPTVFEDAKVKRMVLNFLEN from the coding sequence ATGATGTCATTATCGAAATTTGAGGAAATGCTTAAAACAAATGATGTGTATTTTTTTGATACAACTGAGTTTGAGGAGATTATCCATTACTATTTAGATGATGGAAATACTTCTATGGCAAAAAAGGCGGTTTTTTTAGCGTTGGAACAACATCCAGATTCTGCAGATATCAAATTGATACAGGCAGAAATTATGGTTTTTGAAGACAAATTAGAAGAAGCAAGACTTTTGTTAGACAACTTAATGGCTATTTACCCATATAATGATGAGGTATACATTCAAATAGCCAACATGCTTTCTAAAGACGACAAGCATAAAGAAGCTATTGATTATTTAATTAGAGCTAAAGAATATACTGATGATTTGGCCGATGTTTCTGCTTTATTGGGAATGGAATATTTGTATTTAGATGATTACGAAAAATCTAGAGAACATTTTTCGGTTTGTTTAGAGTATGATATTGAAGATTACCAGGCTTTATACAATATTATTTATTGTTTTGAAATGGAATCTAGTCATACAGAAGCCATTACTTTTTTAGAAGATTACATCAATAAAAATCCGTACTGCGAAGTGGCTTGGCATCAATTAGGACGTCAGTACTTTGTGTTAAAAGATTATCAAAAAGCTTTAAAAGCATTTGATTATGCTGTGGTTATTGATGAGGCTTTTATTGGTGGATATGTAGAAAAAGCCAAGACTTTAGAAAAGTTAGATAGGTATGATGAGGCTATAGAGAATTATCAAATTACTTTAGAGTTAGATGATCCTACGGCTTTTGCTTATTTACAAATAGGAGAGTGTTACAAAAAGAAAAACAATGCCACTAAGGCAATTTATTATTATAAAAAAGCTTTGCATGAAGATCCTTTATTAGATAAAGGTTGGATGCTGTTGGCAATTGTTTGTAATGAAGAAAAAGCTTATGATAAGGCTTTACATTACTTAAACAAAGCCATTGCTTTGGATGAAACCAATGTAACTTATTGGAGATATAATGGTGAAATTAATTTACGCCTAAAATTCTACGAAGAGGCTGCCGAGGCTTTTGAAAGATGTATTGAATTAGATGATTCAGGAGTTGATGTTTGGATTACTTTGGCAGATATTTGGGTGTTTACGGGTGATTTCTCTAGATCATTAAATACTTTGATTAGAGCAAAAAAACAACATCATAATTTTGCAGAAATAGAATATAGATTAGGATGTTTGTTCTTTATTACCAATCAAACTAAAGAAGCATACTTGCACTTAAAAACAGCATTGAGTTTAGATTACGAATATCATTTGGTAATGCAAGAATTGTATCCAACGGTTTTTGAAGATGCAAAAGTGAAAAGAATGGTTTTAAACTTTTTGGAGAATTAG